One genomic window of Solanum stenotomum isolate F172 chromosome 9, ASM1918654v1, whole genome shotgun sequence includes the following:
- the LOC125876083 gene encoding nuclear pore complex protein NUP1-like isoform X3, giving the protein MEKLNEIPEAEKLGEEKPKNSSSTEGKEEDPSTGKANVISEAEKLEEEKPKNSSDSVEISRIEQLMQGKSFSRDEITRLTKILNSRVDEEKKLASRTAEGDIGRFHLAHETPRRPNDRKRDETDFAMPGTSTPLPQTNVRDEVGASPIDIARAYMGSRRLSKGNDSYGFVSKVEQAPQNRFHPPPSPKSSTCWPAAMVQDQHGHFTPLNQRGYGLVEFPRTPYSRTLLPKSRDRQTQSQVGSRWLDPSTKPFQQSQSSIYSQEKTRTDLPLPSYGSVGPIRRIRNKFGSESRPRKSIFLNSPNASSPLEKVGASKLFLPAAGKNLEVGQTSGVEKYQSADHRVVRSEEAIPLISSSNDTVRKILEQLDRHKPTPAEKAAELKLASEWKKYPGKEISDSTPNDKMKSSHLGEFGIRMNNGLAAAQSSKEGDNETVNRVEIPQEQTTRETDTGMDASAKAASIANVFVTTAKANTVLPFTSKAADSQVKSFFSGSHTPSLHKDSIRTDDGQKDKGSTSQWPSFHNQSNGQNAATLSNSTGFQLPRNAPGQASSAKPNLPSIFVNKPNPRNATSPDNGFGFSFPVAASSGALSEPPTPSMPSPAAGVLSQPVDASTSPVYTFGTGKSAECLIFSFPSTSNASVPVDASDLKFSFGTDRTSRLSFGAIGKTTC; this is encoded by the exons ACTGAAGGAAAGGAAGAGGATCCAAGTACGGGGAAAGCGAATGTGATCTCTGAAGCAGAGAAGCTGGAAGAAGAGAAACCAAAAAATTCCTCTGATAGTGTTGAAATTTCCAGAATTGAGCAGCTCATGCAGGGGAAATCATTTTCGAG GGATGAAATAACGCGTTTGACAAAGATATTAAACTCAAGGgttgatgaagaaaaaaagttagcTAGCAGAACAGCTGAAGGAGACATTGGAAGGTTTCATTTAGCACATGAGACACCTAGAAGACCAAATGACAGGAAGCGGGATGAAACAGACTTCGCTATGCCAGGAACTTCAACACCTCTTCCCCAAACAAAC GTACGAGATGAAGTTGGCGCATCCCCCATTGATATTGCAAGAGCTTACATGGGAAGCCGTAGGTTAAGTAAGGGAAATGATTCTTATGGTTTTGTATCCAAGGTGGAGCAAGCTCCTCAAAATAGGTTCCATCCACCACCTTCACCAAAGTCATCGACTTGTTGGCCCGCTGCCATGGTGCAAGATCAGCATGGTCATTTTACTCCACTGAATCAGAGAGGATATGGGCTTGTTGAGTTCCCAAGGACCCCATACTCTAGAACTTTATTGCCGAAATCCAGAGATAGG CAGACTCAGTCACAGGTTGGTAGCAGGTGGCTAGATCCCTCAACGAAACCCTTCCAACAATCTCAATCATCAATCTACAGCCAG GAGAAGACTAGGACTGATTTACCTCTTCCAAGCTATGGATCTGTGGGACCGATTCGGCGCATACGGAATAAATTTGGCTCAGAATCTCGCCCTAGGAAATCCATTTTTCTGAATTCCCCAAATGCTTCTTCACCTTTAGAAAAAGTTGGTGCTTCCAAATTGTTCTTGCCTGCTGCCGGAAAGAATTTGGAAGTTGGGCAAACTAGTGGTGTAGAGAAGTACCAGTCAGCGGATCATAGAGTAGTCAGGTCTGAAGAAGCTATACCACTCATAAGTTCTTCAAATGATActgtaagaaaaatattagagCAACTTGACAGACACAAGCCCACTCCTGCAGAAAAGGCAGCTGAGTTGAAGCTGGCAAGCGAATGGAAGAAATATCCCGGCAAAGAAATCTCTGATTCCACTCCAAATGATAAAATGAAATCCTCACATTTAGGAGAATTTGGTATACGTATGAACAATGGTCTGGCAGCTGCCCAATCGTCCAAGGAAGGAGATAATGAAACAGTCAATCGTGTGGAAATACCTCAGGAGCAAACTACGCGTGAAACTGACACTGGTATGGATGCTAGCGCTAAAGCTGCTAGTATAGCTAACGTGTTTGTTACGACAGCTAAAGCCAATACTGTCCTGCCCTTCACTTCTAAGGCAGCTGATTCCCAAGTTAAAAGTTTCTTTTCTGGTTCTCACACTCCAAGTTTGCACAAG GACTCGATACGCACGGATGATGGACAGAAAGATAAAGGTTCTACCTCACAGTGGCCTTCTTTCCATAATCAAAGTAATGGGCAGAATGCTGCAACGTTATCCAACTCCACGGGTTTCCAGCTACCAAGAAATGCTCCTGGACAAGCCTCTAGTGCAAAACCTAACTTGCCATCCATTTTTGTGAATAAGCCCAATCCTAGAAATGCGACTTCCCCAGATAATGGGTTTGGATTCAGTTTCCCAGTCGCTGCATCATCTGGTGCACTCTCAGAACCACCAACACCATCCATGCCATCTCCCGCAGCCGGTGTCCTCTCTCAGCCAGTGGATGCATCCACTTCTCCAGTATACACCTTCGGCACTGGTAAATCAGCTGAATGCCTCATCTTCTCTTTTCCCTCTACGAGCAATGCATCTGTTCCCGTGGATGCTTCAGACCTCAAGTTTAGCTTTGGAACAGACAGGACATCAAGACTATCTTTTGGTGCAATAGGAAAAACAACATGCTAG